The nucleotide window GTTCCTTTCAATTTTTTTTTATAAAGTTGCATATGCAACAGATTTATTTTTCAAATGGGATATACTATGAATAACAAAAAGAAATCTAACAATATTATATATCAAAGAAAGGTTAAGGTGAAGTAAAATGAAAAAATATGTATGCGAACCCTGCGGATATGTTTATGACCCCGAGGTAGGAGATCCTGACAGCGGGATTCAGCCTGGAACTGCTTTTGAAGATCTGCCGGATGATTGGGTATGCCCTGTCTGCGGAGTAGGAAAAGATTCCTTTGTAGTGGAAGAATAAAATAACGCTGCTTTGAGCGAATGAAAAAGGGAGGATATAGGATATGAGCATCGTATTTGACAAAAGCCTGGTCACAGGCAGTGAAATGATAGATACACAGCATCAGGAGCTGATCGACCGAATCAATAAACTGGTGGACAGCTGCGCGAAAGGAAAAGAGAAAAATGTGGCGGTACAGACACTGGATTTCCTGATGGATTACACAGTATTTCATTTTTCCGCGGAGGAAAAGCTGCAGGAGGAGTCGGGATATCCGGATGTCAAGAGCCATAAAGAACAGCATGCTCAATTTGCGAAGGCAATCGAAGAACTGAGAGAAATGCTGGAGGAAGAAGAAGGCCCCACCGATGCGTTTGTGGCGGCTGTGAATAAAAACATTTCGGAATGGTTCGTGAATCACATTCAGGTATGGGACAA belongs to Qiania dongpingensis and includes:
- a CDS encoding bacteriohemerythrin, with the translated sequence MSIVFDKSLVTGSEMIDTQHQELIDRINKLVDSCAKGKEKNVAVQTLDFLMDYTVFHFSAEEKLQEESGYPDVKSHKEQHAQFAKAIEELREMLEEEEGPTDAFVAAVNKNISEWFVNHIQVWDKKVAQYVNK
- the rd gene encoding rubredoxin; protein product: MKKYVCEPCGYVYDPEVGDPDSGIQPGTAFEDLPDDWVCPVCGVGKDSFVVEE